AAGCAGGCCCAGACGCTGCTGGAGCGCGTGGGGCTAGGCGCGCGCGGCCACCACTACCCGGCCCAGCTCAGCGGCGGCGAGCAGCAGCGCGTGAGCCTGGCCAGGGCCTTTGCCAACCGGCCGCAGATTCTCTTTGCCGACGAGCCCACCGGCAACCTCGACCCCGACACCAGCGCCACGGTGGTAGACCTGCTTTTTGACCTCAACAAAGAAGCCGGTACCACGCTCGTGCTCGTGACCCACGATTTGGAGCTGGCCGCTAAGACTCAAAGAATCATGCGGATGCGCGGCGGCAAGGTGGTGGAGGAAACCGTAGCGCGGACGTTGTAGTCTGCGTTCGCACTCTTTTCTTGTTCTACACGCGGGCTCGCAGAGTACGCGCTATTTCTTTATGAATTTCAGTTGGTTAATCACAATGGCGTGGCGCGACTCGCGCCGCAGTCGCTTGCGGCTGGCGCTGTTTATGTCGAGCATTGTGCTGGGCATTGCGGCGCTGGTGGGCATTAATTCGTTTGGCGACAACCTAGCGCGCAGTATCAACGCCCAGGCCCGCGAGCTGGTGGGCGCCGACCTGGTGCTTTCGTCGAGCCAGCCGTTCGACTCGACGTTGCGGCCGGCCTTGCAGCGGCTGGGGCGCACGCGTACCGAGGAGGTGTCGTTTGCCTCGCTGGTGTCGTTTCCGCGCACGCAAGGCGTGCGGCTGGCGCAGGTGCGGGCGCTGGGCGCGGGCTTTCCCTATTATGGCGAGTGGGAGACGCAGCCGGCGCCGGCTAGCGCGCAGTTTCGGGCCGGGCAGGCTAGCGGCGCGCTCGTGGACGACGTGCTGCTCGACCAGTTCGACGCCCGCGTGGGCGACTCGGTGAAGGTGGGCAGCCTCACGGTACCCATTGTGGGGCGCGTGCTCAAGACGCCGGGCCAGAGCGGCTTCAGCGCCGCCGTGGCGCCCAAGGTGTTCATTCCCATTAGTTTGCTGAATAAAACCGGCCTCGTGCAGCGCGGCAGCCGGGTGCAGTACCGCACTTACTACCAGTTTGCGCCCACCGCCGATGTGGCCGCCGCCATCAAGCCCCTGCAAACGCGCTTCGACCAGACCGGCATCGACACCGATACCGTGGCGAGCCGCCAGCAGGCCACCGGCCGCTCGTTTCGCGACCTTACGCGCTTTCTGAGCCTCGTGGCCTTCGTGGCCTTGCTACTAGGCAGCGTGGGCGTGGCCAGCGCCGTGAGTTTGTACGTGAAAGAAAAGCTGGCTAGCGTGGCCGTGCTGCGCTGCCTGGGGGCTAGCGGGCGGCAGGCGCTGCTCATTTACCTTATTCAAACGTCGGGGCTGGGCCTGCTGGGCGCGGCTATCGGGGCCGGGCTGGGCGCGGTGGTGCAACTGCTGCTGCCTAAGGTGCTCGGCAATTTTCTGCCCGTTGATGTGGCGGTGGCCGTGTCGCCGGCTTCGGTGGGCCTGGGGCTGCTGACGGGGCTAGCGATGGCCGTGCTCTTTGCGCTGCTGCCGCTGCTGAGTATCCGGCGGGTGTCGCCGTTGCGGGTGCTGCGCGCCTCGCTGGAGGAAGATACCGCCACGCCCGACCCGCTGCGCGGGCTGGTGCTAGCGGGCATCGGGGCCTTTGTGCTGGGCTTTTCGTATTACCAAACCCGCGATTGGAAGCTGGCGCTGGGCTTTGCGGCCGGGCTGCTGCTGGCCCTGGGCGCGCTGGCGGCGCTGGGCCTGGGGCTGCGCTGGGCCTTGCGGCGCTTCTTCCCTACTGGCTGGAGCTACGTGGGCCGGCAGGGGCTAGCCAATCTATTCCGGCCCCAAAATCAAACCGTTACGCTCATTCTTTCGCTGGGGCTGGGCACGTTTTTGCTGGCGACGCTTTATTTGGTGCAGGCCGTGCTGCTGGGCCGGGTGCAGCTGTCAAGCGCCGGTAATCAGCCTAATCTGGTGCTGTTTGATATTCAAACCGAGCAGGAGAAAGGCGTCGAGCAACTGCTCAACGCCCAAAAGCTGCCCATTATCCAGCGCGTGCCCATCGTGACGATGCGCCTGGCGGCCATCAATGGCAAAACCGTGACGCAGCTCAAAAAGGACACCGCCAACGGGATTCCACCCTGGGCGCTGACGCGTGAGTACCGCGTGACCTACCGCGACACGCTCAGCAAAACTGAGAAGCTCACGGCTGGCACGCCACCCCAGCCGGCCAAGGCCGGCGGTCTGCCCCGCGTGTCGGTTGATGCCAATTACTTCGAGCGCGTCAAGCTCAAGCTCGGCGACACGCTAAGTTTCAACGTGCAGGGCGCGCCCATCGATGTAGTAGTGGGCGGCACCCGCGAGGTCGATTGGGGCCGGGTGCAAACGAATTTTCTGGTCGTTTTTCCCACCGGCGTGCTCGAAGCTGCGCCGCAGTTCCACGTCATCCTCACCCGCACGCCTAGCAACGCGGTGCTGGCCGCCGCGCAGCGCGCCTTGGTGCGCGACTTCCCCAACGTGTCGGCCATCGACCTGGGGCTGATTCTGCAAACGGTGGACGAGATTTTGACCAAAATCTCCTTTGTCATTCGCTTCATGGCGGGCTTCAGCATCCTCACCGGGCTGCTGGTGCTGGCTAGCTCGGTGCTCATCAGCCGCTACCAGCGCACCCGCGAGAGCGTGCTGCTGCGCACTTTGGGGGCTAGCCGGAGCCAGATTCTGCGCATTACGCTGCTGGAGTATGCCCTGCTGGGCTCGCTGGCGGCCTTTGCGGGCGTGCTGCTAGCTAGCGTAGCCGCCTGGGCGCTGGCCGTGTGGGTGTTCGAAACGCCGTTTGCGCTCAGTGCCTTATGGCCGCTGCCGGTGTTGGTGGCGCTGGTGGCCGGCCTCACGGCGCTCATCGGCGGGCTCAATAGCCGCTCGGTGCTAGGCCAGCCGCCGCTGGCGGTATTGCGCGCCGAGGGGTGATAAATAATTGGCAGTGAGCAGTGAATAATGAGTAGTGAGCTTCGGTAATACTTGCTCACTGCTCATTATTCACTGCTCACTGTAGTTCAGGCCTAATTTTGCCCCATGCCTGCCC
The genomic region above belongs to Hymenobacter sp. BRD128 and contains:
- a CDS encoding ABC transporter permease, which gives rise to MNFSWLITMAWRDSRRSRLRLALFMSSIVLGIAALVGINSFGDNLARSINAQARELVGADLVLSSSQPFDSTLRPALQRLGRTRTEEVSFASLVSFPRTQGVRLAQVRALGAGFPYYGEWETQPAPASAQFRAGQASGALVDDVLLDQFDARVGDSVKVGSLTVPIVGRVLKTPGQSGFSAAVAPKVFIPISLLNKTGLVQRGSRVQYRTYYQFAPTADVAAAIKPLQTRFDQTGIDTDTVASRQQATGRSFRDLTRFLSLVAFVALLLGSVGVASAVSLYVKEKLASVAVLRCLGASGRQALLIYLIQTSGLGLLGAAIGAGLGAVVQLLLPKVLGNFLPVDVAVAVSPASVGLGLLTGLAMAVLFALLPLLSIRRVSPLRVLRASLEEDTATPDPLRGLVLAGIGAFVLGFSYYQTRDWKLALGFAAGLLLALGALAALGLGLRWALRRFFPTGWSYVGRQGLANLFRPQNQTVTLILSLGLGTFLLATLYLVQAVLLGRVQLSSAGNQPNLVLFDIQTEQEKGVEQLLNAQKLPIIQRVPIVTMRLAAINGKTVTQLKKDTANGIPPWALTREYRVTYRDTLSKTEKLTAGTPPQPAKAGGLPRVSVDANYFERVKLKLGDTLSFNVQGAPIDVVVGGTREVDWGRVQTNFLVVFPTGVLEAAPQFHVILTRTPSNAVLAAAQRALVRDFPNVSAIDLGLILQTVDEILTKISFVIRFMAGFSILTGLLVLASSVLISRYQRTRESVLLRTLGASRSQILRITLLEYALLGSLAAFAGVLLASVAAWALAVWVFETPFALSALWPLPVLVALVAGLTALIGGLNSRSVLGQPPLAVLRAEG